A genome region from Cucumis sativus cultivar 9930 chromosome 4, Cucumber_9930_V3, whole genome shotgun sequence includes the following:
- the LOC101217163 gene encoding inositol transporter 1: protein MTLTLESLPGSSGYLDIYPERKMYYFKNPYVLGLTVVAGIGGLLFGYDTGVISGALLYIKDDFEAVRNSSFLQETIVSMAVLGAIVGAAAGGWINDAYGRKKATLLADVVFAIGAAVMAAAPDPYILIAGRFLVGMGVGVASVTAPVYIAEASPSEIRGGLVSTNVLMITVGQFLSYLINLAFTQVPGTWRWMLGVSGVPAVIQFVFMLFLPESPRWLFMKDEKSKATAVLSKIYDFPRLEDEIDYLSSQLEEEKHKKINVSYMDVFKSKEIRIAFLAGAGLQAFQQFTGINTVMYYSPTIVQMAGFRSNQLALLLSLIVAAMNAAGTVLGIYLIDHVGRKKLAISSLSGVIVSLAILSGALFAGQYGSTNGLNGCIAVIGLALYIAFFSPGMGPVPWTVNSEIYPEAYRGLCGGMSATVNWISNLIVAQTFLSLAEVAGTGLTFLIFAAIAVLAIVFVVVYVPETQGLTFEEVERIWKERAWGRDSNTESLLVA, encoded by the exons ATGACACTCACGCTCGAATCGCTGCCTGGAAGTTCTGGGTATTTGGATATTTATCCTGAGAggaaaatgtattattttaagaatCCTTACGTGCTTGGATTGACGGTGGTTGCTGGGATTGGTGGCTTGCTCTTCGGCTACGATACAG GTGTGATATCTGGAGCTCTTCTTTATATTAAAGATGATTTTGAGGCTGTCAGAAACAGTAGTTTCCTACAG GAAACAATTGTGAGTATGGCTGTGCTTGGAGCAATTGTTGGTGCTGCCGCTGGGGGTTGGATTAACGATGCTTATGGGCGGAAGAAGGCAACCCTTCTTGCTGATGTTGTCTTTGCAATTGGTGCTGCTGTAATGGCTGCAGCTCCAGATCCATACATTCTTATAGCAGGAAGATTCCTAGTTGGCATGGGTGTGGGTGTGGCATCTGTCACAGCTCCAGTATACATTGCAGAAGCATCCCCATCTGAAATACGAGGAGGACTAGTCAGCACTAATGTGCTCATGATAACTGTTGGACAGTTTCTCTCCTACCTCATAAATCTTGCATTTACCCAG GTCCCCGGAACTTGGCGTTGGATGCTGGGAGTTTCAGGTGTCCCAGCTGTGATTCAGTTTGTGTTCATGCTTTTTCTGCCAGAGTCTCCGAGATGGCTTTTTATGAAG GATGAAAAATCCAAAGCCACTGCCGTGCTctctaaaatttatgattttccTCGTTTAGAAGATGAGATTGACTATCTTTCTTCTCAACTAGAGGAAGAAAAGcataaaaagataaatgtaAGCTACATGGAtgtatttaaatcaaaagagATCAGAATTGCATTTCTGGCTGGGGCTGGACTTCAG GCATTTCAGCAGTTCACTGGTATCAACACGGTCATGTACTACAGCCCAACTATCGTCCAAATGGCTGGCTTTAGGTCCAATCAGTTAGCACTCCTTCTATCCCTCATTGTCGCTGCCATGAACGCTGCTGGAACAGTTCTTGGAATCTACCTTATCGACCACGTCGGGAGGAAGAAACTTGCCATTTCAAGCTTATCTGGTGTAATAGTATCACTTGCCATTCTTTCTGGGGCATTATTTGCTGGCCAATATGGTTCAACAAATGGTCTTAATGGATGTATTGCTGTAATTGGATTAGCACTCTACATTGCTTTCTTTTCCCCTGGGATGGGACCGGTACCGTGGACCGTGAACTCAGAGATATATCCCGAGGCTTATCGAGGTCTTTGTGGTGGCATGTCAGCAACAGTCAATtggatttcaaatttgattgtgGCTCAAACGTTTCTTTCGCTTGCTGAAGTAGCTGGAACTGGTCTGACATTCCTTATCTTTGCAGCCATAGCTGTGCTTGCCATTGTGTTCGTTGTCGTGTATGTTCCCGAGACGCAGGGACTGACATTTGAGGAGGTTGAGAGGATTTGGAAGGAGAGGGCTTGGGGCAGGGATTCAAATACAGAAAGCCTTCTAGTAGCTTGA